GATAAGTGCCAAGACTCATTATTCAGACTTAGATGGCCGCATGGTTTTAGTTGTCCGAATTGCGGCGGTTCGAAATTTTGCGAGCTCAAATCAAGAGATCTGTACCAATGCCACAAG
The sequence above is drawn from the Desulforegula conservatrix Mb1Pa genome and encodes:
- a CDS encoding transposase; this translates as MAKNMIQFQKGKSIHEFLSEYGTEDKCQDSLFRLRWPHGFSCPNCGGSKFCELKSRDLYQCHK